The Anas acuta chromosome 2, bAnaAcu1.1, whole genome shotgun sequence genome contains a region encoding:
- the TSHZ1 gene encoding teashirt homolog 1 isoform X1: protein MPRRKQQAPRRSAAYVPEEELKAAEIDEDSVEDDGLSLDIQENEYLCNEEAEIKEAQSYQNSPVSTATNQDAGYGSPFSENSDQLAHFKSTSSKEEKEDPQCTDNVSYPQDSLAQIKAVYANLLSETCWSSLALDLKKSNQTTSNNGISQNENTTSTDTNTNSQSTSTTSTNTNTSTTTSSTSNSNNNSNSGGSGYDWHQAALAKTLQQTSSYGLLPEPSLFSTVQLYRQNNKLYGSVFTGASKFRCKDCSAAYDTLVELTVHMNETGHYRDDNRDKEADKTKRWSKPRKRSLMEMEGKEDAQKVLKCMYCGHSFESLQDLSVHMIKTKHYQKVPLKEPVPAITKLVPSTKKRALQDLASPCSPEPTGITAEASLGESAKDQKTANPYVTPNNRYGYQNGASYTWQFEARKAQILKCMECGSSHDTLQQLTAHMMVTGHFLKVTNSASKKGKQLVLDPVVEEKIQSIPLPPTTHTRLPASNIKKQPDSPVGSTNSEEKKDPEKEKVVVSETEKKIKEENEDSTEKFEPTTLYQYLREEDLDDSPKGGIDILKSLENTVTTAISKAQNGAPSWGGYPSIHAAYQLPGTVKPLQPAVQSVQMQPSYASSVKSLSSEHNALIHSPGNLTPPPHKSNVSAMEELVEKVTGKISVKKEEKPLEKEKSSPVKPMSPAAKENKDFPKSEDTNNKQQQKKSSETEVQKVKKDSPAEAHTPNGTEPLKTKVANGCNNLGIITDHSPEPSFINPLSALQSIMNTHLGKISKPVSPSLDPLAMLYKISNSMLDKPIYPTTPVKQADAIDRYYYENSDQPIDLTKSKNKPLVSSVADSASSPLRESALLDISDMVKNLTGRLTPKSSTPSTVSEKSDADGSSFEEALDELSPVHKRKGRQSNWNPQHLLILQAQFASSLRETPEGKYIMSDLGPQERVHISKFTGLSMTTISHWLANVKYQLRRTGGTKFLKNLDTGHPVFFCNDCASQFRTASTYISHLETHLGFSLKDLSKLPLNQIQEQQNVSKVLANKTLGSLGIAEEDLGSTFQCKLCNRTFASKHAVKLHLSKTHGKSPEDHLIYVTELEKQ, encoded by the coding sequence CATATGTTCCTGAGGAGGAattgaaagcagcagaaatagaTGAAGACAGCGTGGAAGATGATGGGCTGTCTCTGGACATCCAGGAGAATGAGTATTTGTGCAATGAAGAAGCGGAGATCAAAGAGGCTCAAAGCTACCAGAACTCCCCAGTCAGCACTGCAACTAATCAGGATGCAGGCTATGGTTCGCCGTTTAGTGAAAACAGCGATCAGCTGGCCCATTTCAAAAGCACTTCCtctaaagaagagaaagaggatcCTCAGTGCACAGACAATGTTTCCTATCCACAGGACAGCTTGGCACAAATAAAAGCTGTGTATGCAAATTTGCTTTCAGAGACTTGCTGGTCCAGTTTAGCTTTGGACTTAAAGAAATCCAATCAAACCACCAGCAACAATGGAATCAGCCAGAATGAAAACACCACCAGTACTGACACCAACACCAACTCCCAGAGTACTAGCACTACCAGTACCAACACTAATACCAGTACGACTACCAGTAGTACTAGCAACAgtaataataacagtaacagTGGTGGCTCAGGTTATGACTGGCACCAAGCTGCGTTAGCTAAAACTTTGCAGCAGACCTCGTCATATGGACTTCTCCCAGAGCCTAGTCTTTTCAGCACAGTACAGCTTTACCGGCAAAACAATAAACTTTATGGGTCTGTGTTCACCGGTGCTAGTAAGTTCCGATGTAAAGACTGCAGTGCAGCCTATGACACACTGGTGGAGCTAACAGTGCACATGAATGAAACTGGACATTACCGTGATGACAACAGAGACAAAGAAGCTGATAAGACCAAACGGTGGTCAAAGCCAAGAAAAAGATCACTTATGGAAATGGAAGGCAAAGAGGATGCTCAAAAAGTGCTGAAGTGCATGTACTGTGGGCATTCGTTTGAGTCCTTGCAAGACCTCAGTGTCCAtatgataaaaacaaagcattacCAGAAAGTGCCTCTGAAGGAGCCAGTACCAGCCATCACTAAATTGGTCCCTTCTACCAAAAAAAGAGCACTTCAGGACTTAGCTTCACCTTGTTCACCGGAGCCAACAGGGATCACTGCAGAAGCTTCACTGGGTGAATCTGCAAAGGATCAGAAAACTGCCAACCCCTACGTGACTCCAAACAACCGCTATGGCTATCAAAATGGTGCTAGCTACACTTGGCAGTTTGAGGCACGCAAAGCCCAAATACTGAAATGCATGGAATGTGGCAGTTCCCATGACACGTTGCAGCAGCTCACTGCTCACATGATGGTCACTGGTCATTTTTTGAAGGTGACCAATTCAGCTTCCAAAAAAGGCAAACAGCTAGTACTGGACCCTGTGGTGGAGGAGAAGATACAGTCTATACCTCTTCCACCCACCACCCACACAAGACTACCAGCTTCCAACATTAAAAAGCAGCCTGATTCGCCAGTGGGCTCCACAAactcagaggaaaagaaagacccagagaaggaaaaagtggTGGTcagtgaaacagagaaaaagattaaagaagAGAATGAGGACTCTACAGAGAAATTTGAGCCAACGACTTTGTATCAGTACCTCAGAGAGGAGGACCTAGATGACAGTCCTAAAGGCGGAATAGACATATTGAAATCCCTTGAGAACACGGTGACAACAGCTATCAGCAAAGCTCAGAACGGAGCACCTTCCTGGGGAGGGTATCCCAGTATTCATGCAGCTTACCAGCTCCCAGGAACAGTCAAACCCCTTCAGCCCGCTGTGCAGAGTGTTCAAATGCAGCCATCTTACGCCAGCAGTGTAAAATCACTGTCTTCAGAACATAACGCGCTCATCCATTCCCCAGGCAATCTTACACCCCCGCCTCACAAGAGCAACGTATCTGCTATGGAAGAACTGGTAGAGAAAGTTACAGGTAAAATCAGCgtgaagaaggaagagaagcctctggagaaagagaagagttCTCCAGTCAAACCCATGTCACCTGctgctaaagaaaacaaagacttcCCCAAATCAGAAGACACGAataacaaacagcagcagaaaaaaagctctgaGACAGAAGTTCAGAAGGTCAAAAAGGATAGTCCAGCAGAAGCACATACACCGAATGGTACAGAGCCACTAAAAACAAAGGTTGCAAATGGCTGTAACAATTTAGGAATCATCACAGACCATTCACCTGAGCCATCCTTCATTAACCCGTTGAGCGCTTTACAGTCCATTATGAATACTCACTTAGGCAAAATTTCTAAGCCGGTAAGCCCCTCTCTGGACCCTTTGGCCATGCTGTACAAAATTAGCAACAGCATGTTGGACAAACCCATTTACCCAACCACTCCGGTCAAGCAGGCTGATGCTATTGACCGGTATTACTATGAGAACAGTGATCAACCTATTGATTTAACCAAGTCCAAAAACAAACCTCTTGTTTCCAGTGTGGCTGACTCTGCCTCGTCTCCGCTAAGGGAGAGCGCCCTGTTGGATATTTCTGATATGGTGAAGAACCTCACAGGGCGTTTGACACCCAAGTCTTCAACTCCATCTACTGTGTCGGAGAAGTCGGATGCTGACGGGAGCAGTTTTGAGGAAGCTCTGGATGAACTGTCACCAGTACACAAGAGGAAGGGCAGACAGTCCAACTGGAACCCTCAACATCTTCTGATCCTTCAAGCCCAGTTTGCTTCCAGCTTGAGGGAGACCCCAGAAGGCAAATACATTATGTCGGACCTAGGTCCACAAGAGCGGGTACACATCTCTAAGTTTACTGGTCTTTCCATGACCACAATTAGCCACTGGCTGGCCAATGTGAAGTATCAGTTAAGGAGGACAGGTGGAAccaaatttttaaagaatttggaCACAGGAcatcctgttttcttttgcaatgaTTGTGCCTCTCAGTTCAGGACTGCTTCTACATACATAAGTCACTTAGAGACACACCTAGGGTTTAGTTTGAAGGATCTGTCAAAGTTGCCACTTAATCAGATTCAAGAACAGCAGAATGTTTCAAAAGTCCTCGCAAACAAGACTTTGGGCTCACTTGGAATAGCTGAGGAGGACTTAGGCTCCACATTCCAGTGTAAGCTCTGTAACCGAACTTTTGCAAGCAAGCATGCAGTCAAACTGCACCTTAGTAAAACACATGGCAAGTCCCCAGAGGACCATCTGATCTATGTAACTGAGTTAGAAAAACAATAG
- the TSHZ1 gene encoding teashirt homolog 1 isoform X2, with protein MFLSSQHYSYVPEEELKAAEIDEDSVEDDGLSLDIQENEYLCNEEAEIKEAQSYQNSPVSTATNQDAGYGSPFSENSDQLAHFKSTSSKEEKEDPQCTDNVSYPQDSLAQIKAVYANLLSETCWSSLALDLKKSNQTTSNNGISQNENTTSTDTNTNSQSTSTTSTNTNTSTTTSSTSNSNNNSNSGGSGYDWHQAALAKTLQQTSSYGLLPEPSLFSTVQLYRQNNKLYGSVFTGASKFRCKDCSAAYDTLVELTVHMNETGHYRDDNRDKEADKTKRWSKPRKRSLMEMEGKEDAQKVLKCMYCGHSFESLQDLSVHMIKTKHYQKVPLKEPVPAITKLVPSTKKRALQDLASPCSPEPTGITAEASLGESAKDQKTANPYVTPNNRYGYQNGASYTWQFEARKAQILKCMECGSSHDTLQQLTAHMMVTGHFLKVTNSASKKGKQLVLDPVVEEKIQSIPLPPTTHTRLPASNIKKQPDSPVGSTNSEEKKDPEKEKVVVSETEKKIKEENEDSTEKFEPTTLYQYLREEDLDDSPKGGIDILKSLENTVTTAISKAQNGAPSWGGYPSIHAAYQLPGTVKPLQPAVQSVQMQPSYASSVKSLSSEHNALIHSPGNLTPPPHKSNVSAMEELVEKVTGKISVKKEEKPLEKEKSSPVKPMSPAAKENKDFPKSEDTNNKQQQKKSSETEVQKVKKDSPAEAHTPNGTEPLKTKVANGCNNLGIITDHSPEPSFINPLSALQSIMNTHLGKISKPVSPSLDPLAMLYKISNSMLDKPIYPTTPVKQADAIDRYYYENSDQPIDLTKSKNKPLVSSVADSASSPLRESALLDISDMVKNLTGRLTPKSSTPSTVSEKSDADGSSFEEALDELSPVHKRKGRQSNWNPQHLLILQAQFASSLRETPEGKYIMSDLGPQERVHISKFTGLSMTTISHWLANVKYQLRRTGGTKFLKNLDTGHPVFFCNDCASQFRTASTYISHLETHLGFSLKDLSKLPLNQIQEQQNVSKVLANKTLGSLGIAEEDLGSTFQCKLCNRTFASKHAVKLHLSKTHGKSPEDHLIYVTELEKQ; from the coding sequence CATATGTTCCTGAGGAGGAattgaaagcagcagaaatagaTGAAGACAGCGTGGAAGATGATGGGCTGTCTCTGGACATCCAGGAGAATGAGTATTTGTGCAATGAAGAAGCGGAGATCAAAGAGGCTCAAAGCTACCAGAACTCCCCAGTCAGCACTGCAACTAATCAGGATGCAGGCTATGGTTCGCCGTTTAGTGAAAACAGCGATCAGCTGGCCCATTTCAAAAGCACTTCCtctaaagaagagaaagaggatcCTCAGTGCACAGACAATGTTTCCTATCCACAGGACAGCTTGGCACAAATAAAAGCTGTGTATGCAAATTTGCTTTCAGAGACTTGCTGGTCCAGTTTAGCTTTGGACTTAAAGAAATCCAATCAAACCACCAGCAACAATGGAATCAGCCAGAATGAAAACACCACCAGTACTGACACCAACACCAACTCCCAGAGTACTAGCACTACCAGTACCAACACTAATACCAGTACGACTACCAGTAGTACTAGCAACAgtaataataacagtaacagTGGTGGCTCAGGTTATGACTGGCACCAAGCTGCGTTAGCTAAAACTTTGCAGCAGACCTCGTCATATGGACTTCTCCCAGAGCCTAGTCTTTTCAGCACAGTACAGCTTTACCGGCAAAACAATAAACTTTATGGGTCTGTGTTCACCGGTGCTAGTAAGTTCCGATGTAAAGACTGCAGTGCAGCCTATGACACACTGGTGGAGCTAACAGTGCACATGAATGAAACTGGACATTACCGTGATGACAACAGAGACAAAGAAGCTGATAAGACCAAACGGTGGTCAAAGCCAAGAAAAAGATCACTTATGGAAATGGAAGGCAAAGAGGATGCTCAAAAAGTGCTGAAGTGCATGTACTGTGGGCATTCGTTTGAGTCCTTGCAAGACCTCAGTGTCCAtatgataaaaacaaagcattacCAGAAAGTGCCTCTGAAGGAGCCAGTACCAGCCATCACTAAATTGGTCCCTTCTACCAAAAAAAGAGCACTTCAGGACTTAGCTTCACCTTGTTCACCGGAGCCAACAGGGATCACTGCAGAAGCTTCACTGGGTGAATCTGCAAAGGATCAGAAAACTGCCAACCCCTACGTGACTCCAAACAACCGCTATGGCTATCAAAATGGTGCTAGCTACACTTGGCAGTTTGAGGCACGCAAAGCCCAAATACTGAAATGCATGGAATGTGGCAGTTCCCATGACACGTTGCAGCAGCTCACTGCTCACATGATGGTCACTGGTCATTTTTTGAAGGTGACCAATTCAGCTTCCAAAAAAGGCAAACAGCTAGTACTGGACCCTGTGGTGGAGGAGAAGATACAGTCTATACCTCTTCCACCCACCACCCACACAAGACTACCAGCTTCCAACATTAAAAAGCAGCCTGATTCGCCAGTGGGCTCCACAAactcagaggaaaagaaagacccagagaaggaaaaagtggTGGTcagtgaaacagagaaaaagattaaagaagAGAATGAGGACTCTACAGAGAAATTTGAGCCAACGACTTTGTATCAGTACCTCAGAGAGGAGGACCTAGATGACAGTCCTAAAGGCGGAATAGACATATTGAAATCCCTTGAGAACACGGTGACAACAGCTATCAGCAAAGCTCAGAACGGAGCACCTTCCTGGGGAGGGTATCCCAGTATTCATGCAGCTTACCAGCTCCCAGGAACAGTCAAACCCCTTCAGCCCGCTGTGCAGAGTGTTCAAATGCAGCCATCTTACGCCAGCAGTGTAAAATCACTGTCTTCAGAACATAACGCGCTCATCCATTCCCCAGGCAATCTTACACCCCCGCCTCACAAGAGCAACGTATCTGCTATGGAAGAACTGGTAGAGAAAGTTACAGGTAAAATCAGCgtgaagaaggaagagaagcctctggagaaagagaagagttCTCCAGTCAAACCCATGTCACCTGctgctaaagaaaacaaagacttcCCCAAATCAGAAGACACGAataacaaacagcagcagaaaaaaagctctgaGACAGAAGTTCAGAAGGTCAAAAAGGATAGTCCAGCAGAAGCACATACACCGAATGGTACAGAGCCACTAAAAACAAAGGTTGCAAATGGCTGTAACAATTTAGGAATCATCACAGACCATTCACCTGAGCCATCCTTCATTAACCCGTTGAGCGCTTTACAGTCCATTATGAATACTCACTTAGGCAAAATTTCTAAGCCGGTAAGCCCCTCTCTGGACCCTTTGGCCATGCTGTACAAAATTAGCAACAGCATGTTGGACAAACCCATTTACCCAACCACTCCGGTCAAGCAGGCTGATGCTATTGACCGGTATTACTATGAGAACAGTGATCAACCTATTGATTTAACCAAGTCCAAAAACAAACCTCTTGTTTCCAGTGTGGCTGACTCTGCCTCGTCTCCGCTAAGGGAGAGCGCCCTGTTGGATATTTCTGATATGGTGAAGAACCTCACAGGGCGTTTGACACCCAAGTCTTCAACTCCATCTACTGTGTCGGAGAAGTCGGATGCTGACGGGAGCAGTTTTGAGGAAGCTCTGGATGAACTGTCACCAGTACACAAGAGGAAGGGCAGACAGTCCAACTGGAACCCTCAACATCTTCTGATCCTTCAAGCCCAGTTTGCTTCCAGCTTGAGGGAGACCCCAGAAGGCAAATACATTATGTCGGACCTAGGTCCACAAGAGCGGGTACACATCTCTAAGTTTACTGGTCTTTCCATGACCACAATTAGCCACTGGCTGGCCAATGTGAAGTATCAGTTAAGGAGGACAGGTGGAAccaaatttttaaagaatttggaCACAGGAcatcctgttttcttttgcaatgaTTGTGCCTCTCAGTTCAGGACTGCTTCTACATACATAAGTCACTTAGAGACACACCTAGGGTTTAGTTTGAAGGATCTGTCAAAGTTGCCACTTAATCAGATTCAAGAACAGCAGAATGTTTCAAAAGTCCTCGCAAACAAGACTTTGGGCTCACTTGGAATAGCTGAGGAGGACTTAGGCTCCACATTCCAGTGTAAGCTCTGTAACCGAACTTTTGCAAGCAAGCATGCAGTCAAACTGCACCTTAGTAAAACACATGGCAAGTCCCCAGAGGACCATCTGATCTATGTAACTGAGTTAGAAAAACAATAG